From Triticum urartu cultivar G1812 chromosome 2, Tu2.1, whole genome shotgun sequence, a single genomic window includes:
- the LOC125540710 gene encoding uncharacterized protein LOC125540710, with the protein MAARPLELWNYRSMQILVLLSLGLQLVLLVFAGIRRREALAVWSLLLWLAYLMADSTAVYAVGHMSFSSAVHEHQLAAFWAPFLLLHLGGPDNITAYSFQDNQLWLRHFTILVVQVLGAGYILYKHIALAGGKDGKLLRRASFLMFVLGVVKYGERTWALKCSTLESIGTSVDTKPPAIHNHFHPQDEVTDEECHLRRAHSLFHICKRAIVDSSVVEEDSGLDEHTSKHSRRAIDGVELWTLMEIELSLMYDVLYTKAAVVHTFLGYLIRFISPLTAAASLVLFQLTPKDGHDRADVAITYVLLGGAVFMETTSLLNALASSWTFAFLSTTRWQWLRYTALCNKRWDKLRRVVVWLHHLVMGGAAGDSRYKSRRWSYTIGQYNLLHFCTRPADTPLTSPLLGRLARALAPDEWWNRNHYSATVEMSGEIKICVAKYMGGLLSRGKFNTGMVRKKWGEDPLQSRGLYHKGILKDSLSLEFQEGIIIWHIATEVFLTKSERAKCVDAAPSVHGVRVLSDYMMFLLVERPYMLPGQPQKSLYQRTCERLVTMRSADPRYPTRASIKDLFRVRDGPNSNSSRVAEREELANNLYDEYQNREYDELAPRLIYMARLAKELLEKERDGTTDSLELVLEVWMDFLIYASHKCSRESHAQKLNSGGELTTIVWLMAEHMYQAFVAEKYDMV; encoded by the coding sequence ATGGCTGCACGGCCGCTGGAGCTCTGGAACTACCGGTCGATGCAGATCCTGGTCCTCCTCAGCCTCGGGCTCCAGCTTGTCCTCCTCGTCTTCGCCGGCATCCGCCGGCGCGAAGCCTTAGCCGTGTGGAGTCTCCTCCTGTGGCTAGCGTACCTCATGGCCGACTCGACGGCCGTGTACGCTGTCGGCCACATGTCGTTCAGCAGCGCCGTGCACGAGCACCAGCTCGCCGCGTTCTGGGCGCCTTTCCTCCTGCTGCACCTCGGCGGCCCGGACAACATTACCGCCTACTCGTTCCAGGACAACCAGCTCTGGCTCCGCCACTTCACCATCCTCGTCGTGCAGGTCCTTGGCGCGGGCTACATCCTCTACAAGCACATCGCTCTCGCCGGCGGCAAGGATGGGAAGTTGCTCCGGCGCGCCTCCTTCTTGATGTTCGTCCTCGGCGTCGTCAAGTACGGGGAGAGGACGTGGGCGCTCAAGTGCAGCACCCTGGAGAGCATCGGCACCTCCGTCGACACGAAGCCGCCCGCCATCCACAACCATTTTCACCCCCAGGATGAAGTCACGGACGAGGAGTGCCACCTGCGACGAGCCCACTCGCTGTTCCACATCTGCAAGCGTGCCATCGTCGACTCCTCAGTGGTGGAGGAGGATTCCGGCCTGGATGAGCACACCAGCAAGCATAGCCGTAGAGCGATAGACGGCGTGGAGCTGTGGACGCTGATGGAGATCGAGCTCTCCCTCATGTACGACGTCTTGTACACCAAGGCGGCCGTGGTGCACACCTTCTTGGGCTACCTGATCCGCTTCATCTCGCcgctcaccgccgccgcctcgctggTGCTGTTCCAGCTCACCCCCAAGGACGGCCACGACAGAGCCGACGTGGCCATCACCTACGTTCTGCTGGGTGGCGCCGTGTTCATGGAGACGACGTCGCTCCTGAATGCGCTGGCATCATCTTGGACGTTCGCGTTCCTGAGCACCACCAGGTGGCAATGGCTTAGGTACACGGCCCTGTGCAACAAGAGATGGGACAAGCTCCGCCGCGTGGTTGTGTGGCTACACCATCTCGTCATGGGGGGAGCTGCCGGTGATAGCAGGTACAAGTCAAGAAGGTGGTCATACACCATCGGGCAGTACAACTTGCTGCACTTCTGCACGCGCCCCGCCGACACGCCGCTCACCAGCCCCCTGCTCGGGAGGCTGGCCAGGGCGCTAGCACCAGACGAGTGGTGGAACAGGAACCACTACTCGGCGACCGTCGAGATGTCAGGTGAGATCAAGATTTGTGTCGCAAAGTACATGGGAGGGTTGTTGAGCAGGGGGAAGTTCAACACAGGCATGGTGAGGAAGAAATGGGGCGAGGACCCACTGCAGAGCCGTGGGCTTTACCACAAAGGCATCCTCAAGGACTCCCTCAGCTTGGAGTTCCAGGAGGGCATCATCATCTGGCACATCGCCACCGAGGTCTTTCTCACCAAGAGCGAAAGAGCCAAGTGCGTGGACGCCGCACCTAGCGTGCATGGCGTTAGGGTGCTATCCGACTACATGATGTTCCTCCTGGTGGAGCGTCCCTACATGCTGCCAGGCCAACCCCAAAAAAGCTTGTACCAACGAACTTGCGAGAGGCTGGTCACCATGCGATCTGCTGATCCAAGGTACCCGACTCGTGCGAGCATCAAGGATTTGTTCCGTGTGCGCGATGGACCAAACTCCAACAGTTCGAGGGTCGCCGAGAGAGAGGAGCTCGCAAACAACTTGTATGATGAGTACCAGAACCGGGAGTATGACGAACTTGCTCCTCGCCTCATTTACATGGCTCGACTCGCCAAGGAGCTACTGGAGAAAGAGAGGGATGGCACGACCGACTCCTTGGAGCTTGTCCTTGAAGTGTGGATGGACTTTCTCATTTACGCGAGCCACAAGTGCAGCAGGGAGTCCCATGCCCAAAAGCTCAATAGTGGTGGTGAGCTGACAACCATAGTGTGGCTTATGGCAGAACACATGTACCAAGCGTTCGTCGCAGAAAAATATGATATGGTATAA